Proteins encoded together in one Halothermothrix orenii H 168 window:
- a CDS encoding sensor histidine kinase, which translates to MKALKKIMQTLSSLFQIQTLRTKLVFSFLLFGLVPFLIFAFFSYNKYLGALQERITTYSEGVVSRMQKDLDEYLQDVNSLLNMKDDYYINQFIKLKRAGDFEGNRKYTFRLWEDFSTLTRIKEGIEDVALTFDDGKRFSTYGLYYAIPETMALYNKIIKEDRDSYIVTRPHCNFMNKPVITVARVFNPGSPEEKVMISADISLDILDSITGVKLGKKGYVFVVDRLGNIIYHPDRKLIGSKSQFINTGWLKSGSNNRIISREGKQYILTYTVSRKTGWYIVSLAPAREISGQLHQLKNITLGIILLVLLTVVLLTVYLSNTLTRPIRKLEHLTNRAANNDLSVKIKISGNDEIAQLGNSFNKMIERIKKLMQENIEEQKLIRKLEMESLENQIKPHFIYNTLDLIIGYLESNNSKKASFLIEALGKFFRLSLSHGKELVMVKNEIEHVKNYLYIQQQRHGEEYEYIIDIKDKEILTEYMPKLLLQPLVENAIYHGILKVNKSGLIIVRGYRKGEDIFFDVIDNGVGMSREKVDEINSILRGEMGVEDEKQYFGLRNVNERIKLKFGPDYGLYLDSDIGAGTKATIKIGVIKNDGD; encoded by the coding sequence ATGAAGGCCTTAAAAAAAATCATGCAAACATTATCTTCGTTATTTCAGATACAGACCCTCAGAACAAAGCTGGTCTTTTCTTTTCTCCTATTTGGCCTCGTTCCTTTTCTTATATTTGCCTTTTTTTCTTATAATAAATACCTCGGGGCTCTTCAGGAAAGGATAACAACCTACTCCGAAGGTGTGGTCTCCAGGATGCAGAAGGATCTGGATGAATACCTCCAGGATGTTAATTCACTGTTAAATATGAAGGATGACTATTATATTAACCAGTTTATTAAACTTAAGAGGGCAGGAGATTTTGAAGGTAACAGGAAATATACCTTCCGGTTGTGGGAAGACTTTAGTACCCTGACAAGGATAAAAGAAGGGATTGAAGATGTTGCCCTGACCTTTGATGACGGGAAGAGGTTCAGTACCTACGGGTTGTATTATGCAATCCCTGAGACAATGGCTTTATATAATAAGATAATAAAAGAGGATAGAGATTCCTATATTGTTACCAGGCCCCACTGCAATTTTATGAATAAACCGGTAATAACTGTAGCCAGGGTATTTAACCCGGGAAGTCCGGAAGAAAAAGTTATGATAAGTGCTGATATCTCCCTTGATATTCTGGATAGTATTACCGGTGTTAAGCTCGGGAAAAAAGGATATGTATTTGTTGTTGATAGGCTGGGTAATATTATATATCATCCAGATCGCAAGTTGATAGGTAGTAAAAGTCAGTTTATAAATACTGGATGGTTAAAAAGCGGTAGCAATAACAGGATTATTTCCAGAGAGGGCAAACAATATATTCTCACCTATACCGTATCCCGGAAAACAGGATGGTATATTGTTAGTCTGGCTCCAGCCCGCGAGATAAGCGGGCAACTCCATCAGTTAAAAAATATTACCCTGGGTATTATTTTACTGGTATTGCTAACAGTAGTGCTACTAACTGTTTACTTATCAAATACGTTAACCCGACCAATCCGGAAACTGGAGCATCTTACCAACAGGGCTGCCAATAATGACCTGAGTGTCAAGATTAAAATCAGTGGTAATGACGAAATTGCCCAGCTGGGTAACAGCTTTAATAAAATGATTGAAAGAATTAAGAAGCTAATGCAGGAAAATATTGAGGAACAGAAGCTTATTAGAAAACTTGAGATGGAAAGTCTGGAAAATCAGATAAAACCCCATTTTATTTATAATACCCTTGATTTAATTATCGGTTATCTTGAAAGTAATAACAGTAAAAAGGCTTCTTTTTTGATAGAAGCTCTGGGTAAATTCTTCCGGTTAAGCCTGAGCCATGGTAAAGAACTGGTCATGGTTAAAAATGAGATTGAACATGTCAAAAACTATCTTTATATCCAGCAGCAGCGCCATGGTGAAGAATATGAGTATATTATTGATATTAAGGATAAAGAAATACTTACTGAATATATGCCCAAGTTACTCCTTCAACCCCTGGTTGAGAATGCTATCTACCACGGAATACTGAAGGTGAATAAAAGCGGCCTAATTATTGTTAGAGGTTATCGTAAGGGAGAAGATATTTTCTTTGATGTAATAGATAATGGAGTGGGAATGTCCCGGGAGAAGGTTGACGAAATAAATTCAATATTGAGGGGGGAAATGGGGGTAGAGGACGAAAAACAGTATTTCGGCCTCAGAAATGTCAATGAAAGGATTAAACTAAAGTTTGGACCCGACTACGGGCTCTATCTCGATAGTGATATAGGGGCCGGTACTAAGGCTACCATCAAGATTGGAGTTATTAAAAATGATGGTGATTAG
- a CDS encoding substrate-binding domain-containing protein, whose translation MVVCPLSLSLSVSAGKLPPKPLTIAFVPKSLDNPIFLDTLEAAQKEARRLGVRLEWVAPFTTSTEGQIKVVKNLIQRRVDGIIISANDSNALKEIINKAVKSGIAVATFDSDVPGSDRLFYVGTDNWRAGYELGKALLQVLKRKGIKTEKYKVMVLSGGKEALNLKKRVKGFAKAVEEEIDIEIKDILYCNDDFQLANELVENYIKSHPDIDIILFVGGWPFYVPPDAMPRFQKWARQGGIAIGIDIFYSALVLQKEGMIQYLVGQDFSGMGQLSLRYLVRFLRSGQKPPVIIKTGIEHANTSNIDRLLKVHKPWGVR comes from the coding sequence ATGGTGGTTTGTCCTCTATCCCTCTCCCTATCTGTTAGTGCCGGGAAGCTACCCCCTAAACCCCTTACCATTGCCTTTGTTCCCAAATCCCTGGATAATCCCATTTTCCTGGATACCCTCGAAGCTGCCCAGAAAGAAGCCCGGAGGCTTGGAGTCAGGCTCGAATGGGTAGCCCCCTTTACCACCAGTACAGAAGGCCAGATAAAAGTAGTAAAAAATTTAATACAGAGACGGGTTGATGGCATCATTATTAGTGCCAATGATTCCAATGCCCTTAAGGAAATAATAAATAAAGCAGTAAAAAGTGGTATTGCTGTAGCTACTTTTGATTCTGATGTCCCCGGGAGTGACAGGCTTTTTTATGTTGGTACAGATAATTGGAGGGCAGGCTACGAACTGGGTAAAGCCCTCCTTCAGGTTCTGAAACGAAAGGGGATAAAAACTGAAAAATATAAGGTAATGGTACTGAGTGGCGGTAAAGAGGCCTTAAATTTAAAAAAACGGGTTAAGGGTTTTGCTAAAGCAGTTGAAGAAGAGATTGATATCGAAATCAAGGATATTTTATACTGCAATGACGATTTTCAGCTGGCCAATGAACTGGTAGAAAATTATATTAAGTCCCATCCTGATATTGACATTATTTTATTTGTCGGCGGGTGGCCCTTTTATGTTCCCCCTGATGCCATGCCTCGTTTTCAAAAATGGGCCCGACAGGGGGGAATTGCGATAGGAATAGATATCTTTTATTCAGCCCTTGTTTTACAGAAGGAGGGTATGATCCAGTACCTGGTGGGTCAGGATTTCAGTGGGATGGGGCAGTTGAGTCTTCGTTATCTGGTCAGGTTCTTGAGGAGTGGGCAGAAGCCCCCGGTTATTATTAAAACCGGTATTGAGCATGCCAACACCAGTAATATTGATAGGCTACTTAAAGTTCATAAACCATGGGGTGTCAGATAA
- a CDS encoding carbohydrate ABC transporter permease, translating to MKSKKVKRFFLYAGVVLIVVWTLAPVVWLFISSISPHKELLDTSQWLPENPTLKNYVTFFNLSTHTGESFLSALRNSIIIATSVTIICLAASTLAAYALARLEFKGKKFLVVSMLSTRMLPTVALIIPFFVLVVYYVGSFVQLYDTRINLIILYTSFILGFDIWIMRGYLMSIPKELEEAGLIDGLNRWGVLFKIILPLSAPGLVATGIFSFLLAWNEFLLALIFTKSNQSITLTLFIQELGSQYTTSWEQVSAAGFIAILPPVILALLFQKFIIKGLTAGSVKG from the coding sequence ATGAAGTCAAAGAAGGTAAAACGATTCTTTTTATACGCCGGTGTAGTTTTAATAGTGGTCTGGACCCTGGCCCCGGTTGTCTGGTTATTTATTTCAAGTATCAGTCCTCACAAAGAATTACTTGATACCTCGCAGTGGCTACCTGAAAACCCTACCCTGAAGAATTATGTTACTTTTTTTAATCTATCAACCCATACCGGGGAGAGTTTTCTCTCGGCCCTGAGAAATAGTATTATCATTGCCACATCGGTTACCATTATTTGCCTGGCGGCCAGTACTTTGGCGGCCTATGCCCTGGCCAGACTGGAATTCAAGGGGAAAAAGTTTCTGGTGGTGAGTATGCTCTCAACCAGAATGTTACCAACCGTAGCCCTGATCATACCTTTTTTTGTTCTGGTAGTGTATTATGTTGGTAGCTTTGTTCAGCTATATGATACCCGGATTAACCTGATAATCCTGTATACTTCTTTTATTCTTGGTTTTGATATCTGGATTATGAGGGGATACCTCATGTCAATTCCTAAAGAACTTGAAGAAGCCGGTTTAATAGATGGTTTAAACCGCTGGGGGGTTCTCTTTAAAATAATTCTTCCCCTGTCGGCCCCGGGCCTTGTGGCTACAGGTATCTTCTCTTTTCTTCTGGCCTGGAATGAGTTTCTGCTGGCTTTAATCTTCACTAAAAGTAATCAATCAATTACCCTGACTTTATTTATTCAGGAACTGGGAAGCCAGTATACAACATCCTGGGAACAGGTATCTGCAGCAGGTTTTATTGCCATTCTCCCCCCTGTAATTCTGGCCCTGTTATTCCAGAAGTTCATTATTAAGGGACTGACAGCAGGGAGTGTCAAGGGATAA
- a CDS encoding carbohydrate ABC transporter permease, whose protein sequence is MKGLLSRKINKPVMLAEKKDGIYPYILLAPSILILLAVIVFPIFMSLYMSLNEVRVIAGGIKYTFKGLENYLYFFKNPLFWESLRVTTYFTVVSLVIELILGFFMASILNREFWGRNIVRSLILIPWAVPTVVNARIWQWIYNANDFGALNRILKGLNIIKENVVWLREVTPFAGSLMAKFFEWCGASRALHMIIIGDTWKVTPLVALLLLAGMQTIPDSFYEAADVDGANWWQKFKYITLPRLKPVLLVILVLRTMELFRVFDILYIIMSYQVKVLSILTYENGFVFLKFGRAAALSFIIGTIIMALAFVYMKFLYVEEGDE, encoded by the coding sequence TTGAAAGGGTTATTATCCAGAAAAATTAATAAACCTGTTATGTTGGCAGAAAAAAAAGACGGTATATACCCATATATTTTGCTGGCCCCCAGTATTCTAATTTTACTGGCCGTTATTGTATTTCCAATTTTTATGTCCCTTTATATGAGCCTTAATGAAGTCAGGGTTATTGCCGGTGGAATTAAATATACTTTTAAAGGGCTTGAAAACTACCTGTATTTTTTTAAAAACCCACTCTTCTGGGAGTCTTTAAGGGTAACAACCTATTTCACCGTTGTCTCTTTAGTGATTGAATTGATTCTTGGTTTTTTCATGGCTTCCATCCTCAACAGGGAGTTCTGGGGACGTAATATTGTAAGGTCTTTAATTTTGATACCATGGGCTGTTCCTACCGTAGTTAATGCCAGGATATGGCAGTGGATTTATAATGCCAATGACTTTGGAGCCCTCAATAGAATTTTAAAGGGTTTAAACATTATTAAAGAAAATGTGGTCTGGCTCAGGGAGGTCACACCATTTGCCGGAAGCCTTATGGCAAAATTCTTTGAATGGTGTGGTGCCTCACGGGCTCTCCATATGATTATCATTGGTGACACCTGGAAGGTGACTCCATTGGTAGCCCTGTTATTACTGGCCGGAATGCAGACAATTCCTGATTCCTTTTATGAAGCAGCAGATGTTGATGGGGCTAACTGGTGGCAGAAATTTAAATATATTACATTACCCCGGTTAAAGCCCGTTCTCCTGGTTATCCTGGTTTTAAGAACCATGGAACTCTTCCGGGTATTTGACATCCTTTACATCATTATGTCCTATCAGGTTAAGGTTCTTTCTATATTAACTTATGAAAACGGGTTTGTTTTCCTGAAGTTTGGCCGGGCTGCAGCCCTTTCCTTTATCATTGGAACTATCATTATGGCTCTGGCTTTTGTATACATGAAGTTCCTCTATGTTGAGGAAGGTGATGAATAA
- a CDS encoding methyl-accepting chemotaxis protein, with protein sequence MAFNKFIKKISFFNKIGLSLKISSILAFVVVLVMGFVSFYTYNYTANMVLRQVNGQIETVKTSQKKTINNFMENLGKQVSSFTKDEDLFHFVDMVNYNLKNGDLEGFIKIYGFTVVDSSRILANQQKIINGASFVYITNKDGIIIADSRLKNKEQINDFVGKKLDTVEYKGAREDQVFIVNNKPVLLFQKEINKEDEVIGHYVMGISLMNIYNRFQMELDSRFSMQLVNGDGIILNSPDSDLIGKKVTDKWIINNIKENVSSNYRYTEDLYQSLERLGRSSRLYLVIDVPRVILTDPARKIGFTILGIALVGVIIILGGGYLLVRWQLKPLKRLLASFNRLKEGEITDSTYLKGNDVTRGDELGILNRSFNDMVRRLQGIITSISGAASSVNSSSNHLKENSRDVGIISEKVAKSIQEVAAGADNQAESVDEINKKMQNLTGVVENLENTNTQLKELSGTMEKATARGQQEIEKVSGQMNKIRDSIEEVATGISSFTSISEEIDDIVVIINSIAEQTNLLALNAAIEAARAGEAGRGFSVVADEIRNLAVESVKSADRIRDLIEQIKQESERASIKMTQGTEEVQRGESVVTSAKEAFTEIREIIGDVIKGIESSNEAIKDVNTDSKKIAANVETIASISEQTSASAQEVASASEEQTASIEEITSLSEELSNMADKLNELVREFKLEEKEGIV encoded by the coding sequence ATGGCCTTTAATAAATTTATTAAAAAAATAAGCTTTTTTAATAAGATTGGCTTAAGTTTAAAGATTAGCTCTATACTGGCCTTTGTTGTTGTTCTGGTAATGGGCTTTGTTTCTTTTTATACCTATAACTATACGGCCAATATGGTGTTAAGACAGGTTAATGGACAGATAGAGACCGTTAAAACCTCACAGAAAAAGACTATAAATAATTTTATGGAAAACCTGGGAAAACAGGTATCCAGTTTTACTAAAGATGAAGACCTGTTTCATTTTGTGGACATGGTAAATTACAACCTGAAAAATGGCGACCTTGAAGGTTTCATTAAAATATATGGATTTACGGTAGTTGACTCCAGTAGAATACTGGCTAATCAGCAGAAAATTATTAACGGGGCCAGCTTTGTTTATATTACCAATAAGGATGGAATAATAATAGCAGATTCACGCCTCAAAAATAAAGAACAAATTAATGATTTTGTGGGAAAAAAGCTTGATACAGTAGAATATAAAGGAGCCAGGGAAGACCAGGTTTTTATAGTTAATAACAAACCGGTTCTTCTTTTTCAAAAAGAGATAAATAAGGAAGATGAAGTCATTGGACATTATGTTATGGGTATTTCTTTAATGAATATTTATAATCGATTTCAGATGGAACTGGATTCCCGTTTTAGCATGCAGCTTGTAAATGGAGACGGAATTATTCTTAATAGCCCTGACAGTGATTTAATTGGAAAAAAGGTCACGGATAAATGGATTATAAATAATATTAAAGAGAATGTTTCCTCTAATTATAGATATACAGAGGATTTATACCAGTCCCTGGAAAGGCTGGGTCGGAGTAGCAGGCTTTATCTGGTAATAGATGTGCCGAGAGTTATTTTAACAGATCCTGCCCGTAAAATAGGATTTACAATTCTGGGTATTGCTCTGGTGGGTGTCATTATTATCCTGGGTGGTGGCTATCTTCTGGTAAGGTGGCAATTAAAACCGCTGAAACGTTTACTGGCTTCGTTTAACCGTCTGAAGGAAGGTGAAATCACTGACAGTACCTATTTGAAAGGAAATGATGTTACCCGTGGTGATGAGCTGGGAATTTTGAATAGGTCTTTTAATGATATGGTCAGGCGGCTTCAGGGAATAATTACCTCAATAAGCGGGGCCGCAAGCAGTGTTAATAGTTCTTCCAATCACCTGAAAGAAAACTCCCGGGATGTTGGTATTATATCAGAAAAGGTGGCAAAATCAATCCAGGAAGTTGCTGCCGGGGCTGATAATCAGGCCGAGAGTGTAGATGAAATAAACAAAAAAATGCAGAATTTAACTGGTGTTGTGGAAAACCTGGAAAATACAAACACTCAATTAAAAGAACTCTCCGGTACTATGGAGAAGGCTACGGCCCGGGGACAGCAGGAGATAGAAAAAGTAAGTGGACAGATGAATAAAATCAGGGATTCAATTGAGGAAGTAGCTACAGGGATAAGCAGTTTTACTTCAATTTCAGAGGAGATAGATGATATTGTAGTTATCATTAATAGTATTGCTGAACAGACCAACCTTCTGGCCCTAAATGCAGCTATTGAGGCTGCCAGAGCCGGTGAAGCCGGCCGGGGTTTTTCTGTTGTGGCTGATGAAATCAGAAACCTGGCTGTAGAATCGGTAAAATCAGCTGATCGCATCAGAGATTTAATTGAACAGATAAAACAGGAATCAGAACGGGCAAGTATCAAAATGACCCAGGGAACCGAAGAAGTTCAACGGGGGGAAAGTGTAGTAACATCGGCTAAGGAGGCATTTACGGAAATAAGGGAAATTATCGGTGATGTTATAAAAGGAATTGAATCATCTAATGAGGCTATTAAGGATGTTAATACTGACAGTAAGAAGATTGCTGCTAATGTAGAGACAATAGCCTCTATTTCCGAACAGACATCAGCCAGTGCCCAGGAGGTTGCTTCTGCCAGTGAGGAACAGACAGCCTCCATTGAAGAGATTACTTCATTATCTGAAGAACTATCAAATATGGCCGATAAATTAAACGAACTGGTCAGGGAATTCAAACTAGAAGAGAAGGAGGGGATAGTTTGA
- a CDS encoding extracellular solute-binding protein produces MKRFLVVTVVVLSVMLISGAALAEELNVLYMAQAGYQPEEVRQMADVFEEIVGVEVNITFVKYDEMHDKIVTSAAVPVGTYDVVLEDLIWTAEFAEYGFVEPIDDRVNDRILNDIPKAILDAFRYNGKLWAMPYLANFQLFFYNEDMIKKAGFDGPPKTLEEMVEQMRVMKEKGIVEYPLVDSWNQKEGLVCEYVWLTGAFGGDTFDENGNPVFNRGPGLEALKFMKMLLDEGLANPQSLTLNENMAKDVFIAGDAAFTTNWTFQYGAMKDPEQSQVVDSGKMGLIPVAEDVLGKYKYNTASVSGFQGAAIMANSEHKDLAWKYIRFITSPVVQRGYLVEMPVWKSVQNSAYAQSNFPTIKIKAKEIASVHHRPRVPNYQEVSSILQRYIHQCLEGKYEPEEALDAAVKEIKNLK; encoded by the coding sequence GTGAAGAGGTTCCTTGTGGTAACTGTAGTAGTCCTGTCGGTTATGTTAATAAGTGGTGCTGCCCTGGCGGAAGAGTTAAATGTCCTTTATATGGCCCAGGCAGGATATCAGCCTGAAGAAGTCAGGCAGATGGCAGATGTTTTTGAAGAAATTGTCGGGGTTGAGGTAAATATTACTTTTGTAAAGTATGATGAAATGCACGATAAAATTGTAACTTCAGCTGCTGTACCTGTCGGGACTTATGATGTTGTACTGGAAGATCTGATCTGGACAGCTGAATTTGCAGAATATGGATTTGTAGAGCCCATTGATGACCGTGTTAATGATCGAATTTTAAATGATATACCTAAAGCTATCCTCGATGCATTTCGCTATAATGGTAAGCTCTGGGCCATGCCCTACCTGGCTAACTTCCAGTTATTTTTCTACAATGAAGACATGATTAAAAAAGCAGGATTTGATGGACCTCCCAAAACCCTGGAAGAAATGGTTGAACAGATGAGGGTTATGAAGGAAAAGGGTATTGTGGAGTATCCCTTGGTTGATTCCTGGAACCAGAAAGAAGGTCTGGTCTGTGAGTATGTCTGGTTAACCGGGGCTTTTGGTGGAGACACTTTTGATGAAAATGGTAACCCCGTTTTTAACCGGGGACCGGGACTTGAGGCTCTTAAATTTATGAAGATGCTTCTGGATGAAGGACTTGCTAATCCCCAGTCTTTAACACTTAATGAAAATATGGCTAAAGATGTCTTTATTGCCGGAGATGCTGCTTTTACTACCAACTGGACCTTCCAGTATGGTGCCATGAAAGATCCTGAACAGTCACAGGTAGTAGACTCAGGTAAAATGGGACTGATTCCGGTGGCTGAAGATGTCCTCGGTAAGTATAAGTATAATACAGCATCAGTATCCGGATTCCAGGGAGCAGCTATAATGGCTAACTCTGAACATAAGGATCTGGCCTGGAAATATATCCGTTTTATTACCAGTCCTGTTGTTCAGCGTGGTTACCTGGTAGAAATGCCTGTCTGGAAATCTGTCCAAAATAGTGCCTATGCCCAGTCTAACTTCCCGACCATCAAGATAAAAGCTAAAGAAATTGCCAGTGTTCATCACAGGCCTCGTGTTCCCAACTATCAGGAGGTATCTTCCATATTACAGAGATATATTCACCAGTGCCTGGAAGGTAAATATGAACCTGAAGAAGCCCTTGATGCTGCTGTAAAGGAAATTAAAAACCTGAAATAG
- a CDS encoding response regulator transcription factor translates to MYNLLLVEDEKPLLEKIACHVDWEDNGYKVYTARNGKQALKILNNVRIDILVTDIKMPDISGIRLIEEIKDNKADMSTIIISGHAEFEYAQKSIRLGVTDYLLKPFHSSRLLEVVNRARKQLLKKRKEKEDLKRFKQELNKILKENDQLDSKLQMFFNRDRDEFFREYSLIIKNENMFNELKNGREEDLIIAIKKLFEDINELNINQESALFIIHTVVLLTLKNIKEMGFDLKEIIDFMELGNKSIDVEKVSKETMETWLTGFLVKVSQYIAQQKSEDRELVLKVKEAVNKNLSSGLTLNQLAEEFNLSNSSLSQLFRKYTGKNFSEYLDDIRINKARELLKTTGKKVYEIADEIGFDDPYYFSSWFKKRTGVSPTTYRENFILFE, encoded by the coding sequence TTGTATAACCTGCTGCTGGTAGAGGATGAAAAGCCTTTACTGGAGAAAATTGCCTGTCATGTTGACTGGGAGGATAACGGTTATAAAGTGTACACAGCCCGGAATGGCAAACAAGCCCTTAAAATATTGAATAATGTCAGGATTGATATCCTGGTAACTGATATTAAAATGCCCGACATATCAGGGATAAGGTTAATTGAGGAAATTAAAGATAATAAGGCCGATATGTCTACTATTATCATTTCGGGTCATGCTGAATTTGAATATGCTCAGAAGTCGATTCGGCTGGGGGTTACTGATTATCTTCTCAAGCCCTTTCATTCTTCAAGGTTATTAGAGGTTGTAAACCGGGCCCGGAAACAGTTACTTAAAAAGAGAAAAGAGAAGGAAGATTTGAAGAGATTTAAACAGGAACTAAATAAAATATTGAAAGAGAATGACCAGTTAGACAGTAAACTACAGATGTTTTTTAACAGAGACCGTGATGAATTTTTCAGGGAGTATTCTTTAATAATTAAAAATGAGAATATGTTTAATGAACTTAAAAATGGACGTGAAGAGGATTTAATTATAGCTATTAAAAAACTATTTGAAGATATAAACGAGTTAAATATAAATCAGGAGTCAGCCCTGTTTATTATCCATACTGTTGTTCTTTTAACTCTGAAAAATATAAAAGAAATGGGTTTTGATTTAAAGGAGATTATAGATTTTATGGAGCTTGGTAACAAATCAATAGATGTAGAAAAGGTTTCAAAAGAAACCATGGAAACCTGGTTAACAGGATTTTTAGTAAAGGTTAGTCAGTACATAGCTCAGCAAAAATCAGAAGATAGGGAACTTGTCTTAAAGGTTAAGGAGGCGGTAAATAAAAACCTGTCAAGTGGCCTAACGTTAAACCAGCTGGCTGAAGAGTTTAATTTAAGCAACAGCAGTCTGAGTCAACTCTTCCGTAAATATACAGGAAAGAATTTCAGTGAATATCTTGATGATATCAGGATAAATAAAGCCAGAGAGCTTTTAAAAACAACAGGTAAAAAGGTATACGAGATTGCAGATGAAATAGGTTTTGATGACCCCTATTATTTTAGTTCCTGGTTTAAAAAGAGAACAGGTGTATCCCCAACTACTTACCGGGAAAATTTTATTTTATTTGAATAG
- a CDS encoding flagellar hook-length control protein FliK — translation MKVSNFNELYNKLIIDFLKNLELSDVKTETTGKHAKSNTTTPDFPVRVDKISIPTDIKNILKGLDPLLQEKLIKYWINHKLPLDIKLLTTFIKLIKKTRPGANLNTMVKSFALLVKNKLPLASELFKGLILSYNSRESNSSESYVFQMGGLRDQLPRKLTREFLFYHHDSPTRIEAKLSNYTEKLNELLQTLENLKENNSQYKKLFNQITGNKLINLTSNENLLLSLELPLTFPDQNRPLPLYCQIWNQPRSKKGGNQNGKNKSYQIVFLIELPRKGLIKAQIIYKSGHIKSSFQTGSNRTAELIKQNLPQLITRLEENGFSIDPPVVETIKEHRFDSGYKKSGTKSITENFRGHFDLRI, via the coding sequence ATGAAAGTTTCTAATTTTAACGAACTTTATAACAAATTAATTATCGATTTCTTAAAAAACCTGGAATTATCAGATGTAAAAACCGAAACTACTGGAAAACACGCCAAATCAAACACAACAACTCCTGACTTTCCGGTAAGGGTTGATAAAATATCTATACCCACTGATATAAAAAATATATTAAAGGGTTTAGACCCCTTACTCCAGGAAAAGTTAATAAAATACTGGATTAACCATAAACTCCCTCTGGACATCAAACTTTTGACCACATTTATTAAATTAATTAAAAAAACAAGACCCGGAGCAAATCTCAATACCATGGTTAAAAGCTTTGCTCTGTTAGTTAAAAATAAATTACCCCTGGCTTCGGAGCTCTTCAAAGGGTTAATACTCTCATATAATTCCAGGGAATCAAATTCTAGCGAATCTTATGTATTTCAAATGGGGGGATTAAGGGATCAACTCCCCCGGAAGTTAACCAGAGAGTTCCTTTTTTATCATCATGATTCCCCGACCCGGATAGAAGCTAAATTAAGTAATTATACAGAAAAACTTAACGAACTATTACAAACCCTTGAAAATTTAAAGGAAAATAACAGTCAATATAAAAAGCTGTTTAACCAGATTACTGGAAATAAGTTAATTAACCTGACCTCAAATGAAAACCTCCTGTTATCCCTTGAATTACCACTGACCTTTCCAGATCAAAACCGGCCTTTGCCCCTGTACTGTCAGATCTGGAACCAGCCCCGGTCAAAAAAAGGAGGTAACCAAAATGGAAAAAATAAATCATACCAGATTGTTTTCTTAATTGAACTACCCCGTAAAGGACTGATTAAAGCCCAGATTATATATAAATCTGGCCACATAAAAAGCTCATTCCAGACCGGTTCTAACCGCACCGCCGAACTCATCAAACAAAATCTACCACAGCTTATTACCAGGTTAGAAGAAAATGGTTTTTCAATAGACCCACCCGTAGTAGAAACCATTAAAGAACACAGATTTGATTCCGGGTATAAAAAGTCCGGAACCAAATCGATAACTGAAAACTTCAGGGGTCATTTTGACTTAAGAATCTAA
- a CDS encoding FlhB-like flagellar biosynthesis protein — MDKKVDNKKQDKIKKAVALRYNTSKDNAPRIVASGKGTIAEKIMETARKHDIPIEKDQDIVDALIRLNIGTEIPQELYKVIAEILSFIYKLEGLK, encoded by the coding sequence ATGGATAAAAAAGTAGATAATAAAAAACAGGACAAAATAAAAAAGGCAGTAGCCTTAAGATATAATACCAGTAAGGATAATGCCCCCCGGATTGTAGCCTCCGGTAAAGGAACAATAGCAGAAAAAATAATGGAAACAGCCCGGAAACATGATATCCCTATAGAAAAAGACCAGGACATTGTTGATGCCCTGATCCGGCTCAATATCGGAACTGAAATTCCTCAAGAATTATATAAAGTAATTGCTGAAATATTAAGCTTCATTTATAAACTCGAAGGTCTCAAATGA